A genomic window from Candidatus Pelagisphaera phototrophica includes:
- a CDS encoding sulfatase, with amino-acid sequence MNPSSASPKGASSQTNILYITIDDLNDWIGCLDGHPQVKTPHIDRLAERGLLFTNAHCVVPACSGSRAANWSGLLPIHNGVYGNGQKIERTMPDAELLPLDLKKQGYYTMGTGKLLHGKSQRMFDEYGPDYDKWMPILPDERTISEKELKDSSPYVRHEIPRLGITMPLNQMPRDRQRGSRTIDSFDWGPIDRPDEEWTDTESTDWAVEKLSQKYDQPFMLAVGFYRPHQPLWVPKRFHDMYPPESVVLPKQPADDLDDLSPTARELARYALTSGAHSTVVENSQWRNAVSAYLACISFVDEQLGKVLDALDRSEHANNTMIVLWSDHGWQLGEKEHWGKFTAWERSTRVPLMITPPKNATPKGFLPGKRSQKPVSLIDVYPTVIDMLGLKKRSDLDGNSLTSLLANPNAHWPHVALSTVGRGTHTVRVPRWRYIRYFDGSEELYDHQNDPNEWTNRIDDPEQANIAKRLRNAIPEDKSYSHFVRYDHFKAVVPSDGSKLMLYGPKVEMFAESKDVSKEYPNIVKHISDYLAANPNAPKHLNLN; translated from the coding sequence ATGAACCCTTCATCCGCGAGTCCAAAGGGAGCTTCAAGTCAAACCAATATTCTCTACATCACAATCGACGATTTGAATGACTGGATCGGCTGCCTCGATGGGCATCCACAAGTCAAGACGCCTCATATCGATCGCCTAGCGGAGCGGGGCCTCCTATTTACTAACGCTCATTGTGTCGTACCCGCTTGCAGCGGTTCGCGAGCCGCTAACTGGTCCGGCCTGCTTCCTATTCACAACGGCGTTTACGGTAACGGTCAGAAGATTGAAAGGACCATGCCAGACGCCGAGCTGCTGCCTTTAGATCTAAAGAAACAGGGCTACTACACCATGGGAACGGGAAAACTGCTCCACGGCAAGAGCCAGCGAATGTTTGATGAATATGGACCCGACTACGACAAGTGGATGCCGATCCTGCCTGATGAACGAACCATCTCCGAAAAAGAGTTAAAGGACAGCAGTCCCTACGTGCGCCATGAAATTCCCCGCTTAGGCATTACCATGCCGCTCAATCAAATGCCTCGAGACCGCCAACGCGGGTCCCGCACCATCGATTCGTTTGACTGGGGACCCATCGACCGGCCCGACGAGGAATGGACGGATACGGAAAGCACAGATTGGGCGGTTGAAAAGCTGAGCCAGAAATATGATCAACCTTTCATGCTTGCGGTCGGCTTCTATCGCCCGCATCAGCCACTTTGGGTGCCAAAACGCTTTCACGATATGTATCCACCTGAATCCGTCGTTTTGCCTAAGCAGCCCGCTGACGATCTTGACGACCTCTCGCCTACCGCCCGGGAACTCGCAAGATACGCTCTGACCAGTGGGGCTCATTCCACGGTGGTCGAGAACAGTCAGTGGCGTAACGCAGTCAGCGCCTATCTTGCGTGTATTTCTTTCGTGGACGAGCAGCTGGGTAAGGTACTCGATGCGCTCGACCGTTCGGAGCACGCCAACAACACCATGATCGTGCTCTGGTCCGATCACGGCTGGCAACTGGGCGAGAAAGAGCATTGGGGAAAATTCACTGCATGGGAACGATCAACTCGCGTCCCCTTGATGATTACCCCCCCAAAAAACGCGACGCCTAAAGGCTTCCTGCCTGGCAAACGAAGCCAGAAACCCGTCTCTCTAATCGACGTGTATCCAACAGTTATTGACATGCTTGGACTCAAAAAGCGATCCGATCTCGACGGTAACTCGCTCACTTCCCTTCTCGCCAACCCAAACGCCCACTGGCCCCACGTGGCTTTGTCAACCGTCGGTCGCGGAACCCACACCGTTCGCGTTCCCCGCTGGCGATATATTCGCTACTTCGACGGGAGTGAAGAGCTTTACGACCACCAGAACGACCCCAACGAATGGACCAATCGAATAGACGACCCCGAACAGGCTAACATCGCCAAACGGCTGCGAAACGCCATACCCGAGGACAAAAGCTACTCCCATTTCGTTCGCTACGATCACTTTAAAGCGGTCGTTCCCAGCGATGGCTCGAAACTCATGCTATACGGACCCAAAGTCGAAATGTTCGCGGAGAGCAAAGACGTCTCGAAAGAGTACCCGAATATCGTCAAGCACATTAGCGACTACCTCGCCGCCAATCCAAACGCGCCTAAGCACTTGAATCTGAACTAG
- a CDS encoding NAD-dependent epimerase/dehydratase family protein — MSGPKSILITGGNGNIARLLANRLLKDNHRVTCLDITEPQSESTVAGVDYVTADICDEATIESTLKSKKTEIIFHLASLLSGSSEIDRRRAFDVNALATFNLFEMALANGLPSIIFPGTGASYGSDVPSILPENHPQWPENIYGVTKVANERLGVYYKLKHGLDFRCLRPPLVLSPYAPPAALTAYASHAYVAAAKGETFTFPVSRNIGMSTIYIEDLVEGFVQLAFAPKNKLRQHAYNLHALCPTAQEIADSIQKVKPDFQYNFKSDPIVEALLTTAPNVFVDSSARKDWDWRPISDLDACTAAVFKLIGEQ; from the coding sequence ATGTCTGGACCCAAATCGATCCTCATCACTGGCGGCAATGGAAACATCGCTCGGCTGCTCGCCAATCGGCTGCTCAAAGACAATCACCGCGTCACTTGCCTAGACATCACAGAGCCCCAATCCGAATCCACGGTTGCGGGAGTCGATTACGTCACTGCTGACATTTGTGACGAAGCGACCATTGAGAGCACTCTCAAGTCGAAAAAAACCGAGATTATTTTCCATCTCGCTTCGCTTCTCTCTGGCAGCTCGGAAATCGATAGACGCCGCGCGTTCGATGTAAACGCTCTTGCCACTTTCAATCTCTTTGAAATGGCGCTGGCCAATGGCTTGCCGAGTATCATTTTCCCAGGAACGGGCGCCTCCTATGGATCCGACGTGCCATCAATCCTACCGGAAAACCATCCGCAATGGCCCGAGAACATTTACGGAGTCACAAAGGTCGCGAACGAACGCCTTGGCGTATACTATAAGCTCAAACACGGTCTAGACTTTCGATGTCTCCGGCCCCCACTCGTCCTTTCTCCCTATGCACCCCCTGCCGCGCTGACTGCCTATGCCTCCCATGCCTACGTCGCCGCTGCAAAGGGCGAGACATTCACCTTTCCGGTCTCACGGAACATTGGTATGTCCACTATTTACATTGAGGACCTCGTCGAAGGATTCGTTCAGCTGGCCTTCGCTCCCAAGAATAAACTCCGTCAACACGCCTATAATCTTCACGCTCTTTGCCCTACCGCCCAAGAAATCGCAGACTCTATTCAGAAAGTGAAACCAGATTTTCAATACAACTTCAAATCCGACCCCATAGTAGAAGCGCTTCTTACCACCGCCCCTAATGTTTTTGTCGATTCCAGTGCCCGAAAGGACTGGGACTGGAGGCCAATAAGCGATCTCGACGCCTGTACTGCTGCGGTATTCAAGCTAATAGGCGAACAGTAG
- a CDS encoding dienelactone hydrolase family protein translates to MERKKASDFPQELLDIYDEYVHGIIDRRTFFNKAAKFAVAGLTTAALIESLSPHYAWAEQVSKSDSRLKIEYVEYPSPNGHDKTRGYLARPANTSGKLPSVLVVHENRGLNPYIEDVVRRAALAGFHAFAPDALAPLGGYPGNDDEGRAMQRKLDRNKITEDFVAAAKFLHSHDLSSQSTGVVGFCFGGGMSNALAVRLPNIIKAAAPFYGAQPSAEDTKMIKAKIQLHYAELDQRVNAGWPDYEKALKENGVDYEAFIYSGTNHGFHNDTTPRYDEDAAKLAWERTVAFFKKNLS, encoded by the coding sequence ATCGAACGAAAAAAAGCCTCCGACTTTCCACAGGAGCTTCTGGATATTTACGACGAGTATGTGCACGGGATCATCGACCGCCGCACGTTTTTCAACAAGGCCGCCAAATTCGCGGTCGCCGGATTAACTACCGCGGCTCTGATTGAGTCCCTCAGTCCCCACTACGCCTGGGCAGAGCAAGTTTCCAAATCGGATTCGCGCTTAAAAATCGAATACGTAGAATACCCGTCGCCGAATGGCCACGACAAGACGCGAGGCTACTTAGCCCGACCAGCAAACACTAGCGGGAAGTTGCCGAGCGTATTAGTGGTCCACGAAAATCGGGGACTAAACCCATACATAGAAGACGTGGTGCGCAGAGCGGCCTTAGCGGGATTTCACGCTTTCGCTCCCGACGCCCTTGCTCCCCTAGGTGGCTATCCTGGAAACGATGACGAAGGACGTGCGATGCAACGTAAGCTTGATCGAAACAAGATTACGGAAGACTTCGTAGCGGCCGCAAAATTTTTGCACAGTCATGACCTAAGTAGCCAATCGACAGGAGTGGTTGGCTTTTGCTTCGGCGGTGGCATGTCGAATGCATTAGCAGTTCGTCTCCCGAATATCATCAAAGCAGCAGCCCCATTCTACGGTGCCCAGCCGTCAGCAGAGGACACCAAGATGATAAAGGCAAAGATCCAACTTCATTACGCAGAACTCGATCAGCGCGTAAATGCGGGTTGGCCAGATTACGAAAAGGCTTTGAAAGAAAATGGCGTAGACTACGAAGCGTTCATCTACTCCGGCACGAATCACGGTTTCCACAATGATACCACACCACGGTACGACGAGGACGCCGCCAAGTTGGCTTGGGAACGCACGGTCGCTTTTTTTAAGAAGAATTTGTCATAG
- a CDS encoding sulfite oxidase heme-binding subunit YedZ has translation MNPVARFLRKRWSIHLLLCTPVFYVFVPTLQNDTTYLADPAKYLLEYFGLASTYLFVALSMITPLRKIFPKFAIAKSIAIHRRQIGVSVFLYSLLHFLIYFAYMGSWSEFVKDWDKLFILSGIVGFALLLSLAATSNNWSVRKLGGRNWKRIHRLAYLIMLLLIYHQATQEKTGYRETAKVFAPLILLQTVRIAIYGKHALKNRAKHDSTDIPS, from the coding sequence ATGAATCCAGTCGCGCGTTTCCTTCGAAAACGGTGGTCCATCCACCTTCTCCTTTGCACTCCTGTTTTCTATGTATTTGTGCCTACATTACAGAATGATACCACATACCTTGCTGATCCGGCTAAATACCTTCTTGAATACTTTGGCCTAGCATCTACCTACCTTTTTGTAGCGTTATCCATGATAACGCCGCTCAGAAAGATCTTTCCAAAATTCGCGATTGCCAAAAGTATCGCAATCCACAGACGCCAAATCGGGGTCAGCGTATTCCTCTATTCCCTCCTACATTTCCTCATCTATTTCGCCTATATGGGTTCTTGGAGCGAATTCGTGAAGGATTGGGACAAGCTTTTCATTCTCTCAGGAATCGTCGGGTTTGCTCTCTTGCTTTCGCTCGCCGCAACCAGCAACAATTGGTCAGTCAGAAAGCTAGGTGGAAGAAACTGGAAACGGATTCACCGGCTAGCCTACCTAATTATGCTTCTCCTAATTTACCATCAAGCCACCCAAGAGAAGACCGGGTACCGCGAAACCGCTAAGGTTTTTGCCCCGCTCATATTACTCCAAACCGTACGTATTGCGATTTACGGAAAACACGCACTGAAAAATCGAGCCAAGCACGATTCAACCGATATTCCTTCATAG
- the msrP gene encoding protein-methionine-sulfoxide reductase catalytic subunit MsrP has protein sequence MHIRKNKPWNLPESAATSEADFINRRRFLKAVGLGSSALLGQSLAQAATYGFPSEVNREFRPDGLEPTEYDLIKGYNNFYEFSYDKGEVQDLANRDWQTEPWEIEIKGHVKRPQKIDVNELIKKAGGIEQRVYRFRCVEAWSMVIPWDGFQLSTLMDMVEPTEKAKYLKFSTFFDPNNAPGQNGGSIDWPYVEGLTIEEARNELSFLATGIYGKALPNQNGAPIRLVVPWKYGFKSIKSIVKIEFNNSRPMNTWQDLQPREYGFYANVNPTVDHPRWSQATERIIGSGFFSKRKDTLMFNGYEEQVSHLYEGLNLKRNF, from the coding sequence ATGCACATTAGAAAAAACAAGCCCTGGAACCTCCCTGAATCCGCTGCCACCTCGGAAGCCGATTTCATCAATCGAAGGCGATTCCTGAAAGCCGTTGGACTGGGATCCTCAGCCTTGCTCGGCCAATCTCTCGCCCAAGCCGCTACCTATGGGTTTCCGTCTGAAGTGAACCGAGAATTCCGACCAGACGGACTCGAACCGACTGAGTATGATCTGATAAAAGGGTACAACAACTTCTACGAATTCTCCTACGACAAGGGTGAAGTTCAAGACCTAGCTAACCGTGACTGGCAAACAGAGCCTTGGGAAATCGAAATAAAAGGCCATGTAAAGAGGCCTCAGAAAATAGACGTCAATGAGCTTATAAAGAAAGCGGGCGGAATCGAGCAACGGGTCTACCGATTTCGATGCGTGGAGGCCTGGTCGATGGTCATCCCCTGGGATGGATTTCAGCTGAGTACCCTAATGGACATGGTCGAGCCTACCGAAAAAGCGAAATACTTGAAATTTTCGACGTTCTTCGACCCCAATAACGCTCCAGGGCAAAACGGCGGATCCATCGATTGGCCGTATGTAGAAGGTTTGACGATTGAAGAAGCAAGAAACGAGTTAAGTTTTCTCGCGACCGGCATCTACGGGAAAGCCCTCCCCAACCAAAACGGCGCCCCAATCCGCCTTGTAGTTCCTTGGAAATACGGGTTCAAATCCATCAAGTCGATCGTCAAGATCGAGTTTAACAATAGCCGACCCATGAATACTTGGCAGGACTTACAGCCAAGGGAATACGGCTTCTATGCCAACGTCAATCCAACGGTAGATCACCCTCGTTGGTCGCAAGCGACAGAACGCATTATTGGTTCAGGATTCTTCAGTAAACGCAAGGATACGCTCATGTTCAATGGATACGAGGAGCAAGTCTCCCATCTTTACGAAGGACTAAACCTAAAGCGAAATTTCTGA
- a CDS encoding mechanosensitive ion channel family protein, which produces MSQKRSSKSDWHRSGQIGIKEFGDSSINTEYRYWVKTNDYYPIQYAANLEVFKALKDADIPIPQGDVHLIARKDG; this is translated from the coding sequence ATGAGTCAGAAACGCTCTAGCAAAAGTGACTGGCATCGATCCGGACAAATCGGCATCAAGGAATTTGGAGATTCGTCCATAAATACCGAATACCGCTATTGGGTGAAAACCAACGACTACTACCCCATTCAATACGCTGCCAATCTGGAAGTATTCAAAGCGCTCAAAGATGCCGATATCCCAATCCCGCAAGGAGATGTTCATCTAATAGCGCGAAAGGATGGCTAG
- a CDS encoding mechanosensitive ion channel family protein, whose amino-acid sequence MPEEVDQLQSIFETYTNKLIDYSPQLIAGMIILIIGFLFGSSLSKLILRVCTKRDIDVTLSRFFASSIKLLIVLLFLFIAIRKIGVDISPFIALLGAGALGLSLAIQGPISNYGAGIAIILTRPFKVHDPLTLHGCTGIVSVVSLGYTQLEIEDDQVVTIPNKKILGEILTNSFTVLVVEGIVGVEYASDPEQAIK is encoded by the coding sequence ATGCCTGAAGAAGTCGACCAATTACAGTCCATCTTCGAAACGTATACGAACAAGCTGATCGACTACTCCCCTCAATTGATCGCGGGAATGATCATCTTGATTATTGGGTTTCTTTTCGGCTCCTCGCTTTCAAAGCTCATTCTTCGTGTTTGCACGAAGCGGGATATAGACGTCACTCTTTCCCGGTTTTTCGCGAGCTCCATCAAACTACTCATCGTTCTGCTGTTCCTATTCATCGCAATTAGAAAGATCGGCGTAGACATAAGCCCATTTATCGCCCTCCTCGGTGCAGGAGCCCTCGGTCTCAGTTTAGCTATACAAGGTCCGATATCGAACTACGGAGCGGGTATAGCGATAATTCTCACTCGGCCATTCAAAGTCCACGACCCGCTCACCCTACACGGGTGCACGGGGATTGTTTCTGTCGTCAGCCTTGGCTACACTCAACTCGAGATCGAGGATGATCAGGTCGTCACGATCCCGAACAAGAAGATTCTCGGTGAAATTTTGACGAACTCGTTTACGGTTTTAGTCGTCGAGGGTATCGTCGGGGTTGAATACGCCTCCGATCCCGAGCAGGCGATTAAATGA
- a CDS encoding glutaredoxin family protein, with translation MKPNSLRLYIKPYCGWCHEAIAWLNAHGFEYTQLDVTSDPTAAKEMRELTGQSSAPSIDIDGKILADFDTRELETFLTKLGIEY, from the coding sequence ATGAAACCGAACTCACTTCGACTCTACATAAAACCGTACTGTGGATGGTGCCACGAAGCCATCGCTTGGCTAAATGCCCACGGATTTGAGTACACTCAATTGGATGTCACTTCGGATCCCACTGCGGCAAAAGAGATGCGTGAGCTTACCGGGCAGTCCAGCGCTCCTTCAATCGATATCGACGGCAAAATATTAGCTGATTTCGACACTCGCGAACTGGAAACTTTCCTGACTAAGCTCGGTATCGAATATTGA
- a CDS encoding LacI family DNA-binding transcriptional regulator — protein sequence MNTTLALADYLGLSRWTVSRALNGHAGVKAETVERVNAAMKTLGFSPNALARGLRGGKTGAVGICFHTFGTPVFSKKLIALQDSLRRRGYSAIIELIEDDAAAENRVIRHFLSLKVEGIIFVGGPQAVNLEFVRELRNNNSLSVLVIDPFSESDLPRISLDRGYAMRVSLEKLYELGHRKIAVLGIRQDVIYGAERVASLDKVSKELGLEWGKSVKLIIDEESRRMDFDAGRKLGRKFLVEARDCSAIMAINDQVAIGAMRVLLENGLSVPGNVSLIGFDNLDCSSHLHPTLASVDQRIEYFTEEAVEMLVQQIVEGLQDEVEAKLVEPELVLGESMAPAGKSRDFAQ from the coding sequence GTGAATACAACCCTCGCATTAGCTGATTATCTAGGGTTGTCGCGATGGACGGTCTCCAGAGCCTTGAATGGCCACGCGGGTGTTAAGGCAGAAACGGTAGAGCGGGTTAATGCAGCAATGAAGACGCTCGGTTTCAGCCCCAACGCGCTCGCTCGCGGCCTTCGAGGAGGGAAGACGGGAGCAGTCGGGATCTGTTTTCACACTTTCGGGACGCCGGTGTTCTCAAAAAAGTTGATCGCATTGCAAGATTCGCTTCGCAGGCGTGGGTACAGCGCTATCATCGAACTGATCGAGGATGATGCGGCAGCTGAAAATAGGGTGATTCGTCATTTTCTCTCACTAAAAGTAGAAGGCATTATTTTTGTGGGTGGGCCGCAGGCTGTAAATCTCGAATTCGTTAGAGAGCTTCGCAACAACAACTCGCTTTCGGTGCTAGTGATTGATCCCTTTTCCGAATCCGACCTGCCCAGAATTAGCCTAGATAGAGGTTACGCGATGAGGGTTTCGTTAGAGAAGCTTTATGAGTTGGGACATCGAAAGATCGCAGTGCTTGGAATTCGGCAGGATGTTATCTATGGAGCAGAGAGAGTGGCCAGTCTGGACAAAGTTTCCAAAGAGCTCGGACTGGAGTGGGGCAAAAGTGTAAAGCTTATTATCGATGAGGAAAGTCGGAGAATGGACTTTGATGCGGGACGGAAGCTAGGTCGCAAGTTTTTGGTGGAGGCCCGTGATTGTTCGGCGATCATGGCGATTAACGACCAAGTAGCGATCGGAGCGATGCGCGTGCTTCTGGAAAATGGCTTATCGGTACCAGGTAATGTTTCTTTGATCGGCTTTGACAATCTTGACTGCTCGTCGCACCTCCATCCCACTTTGGCGAGTGTCGATCAACGAATTGAGTACTTTACTGAGGAAGCGGTTGAAATGCTGGTTCAGCAAATAGTGGAAGGCCTACAAGACGAGGTGGAGGCAAAACTTGTAGAACCAGAACTGGTGCTCGGTGAGTCGATGGCGCCAGCCGGAAAATCGCGTGATTTCGCCCAATAG
- a CDS encoding Ldh family oxidoreductase: MNYFVVSEKVHNEVVSAAYLKRGYFEDEGKDAARICAEASRHGIRTHNAIKALHLDDMLGSGSKGCVPGAEIIEMPSRFPAVKIWNAQQKLGQSTGYRALEKCIQLADEFGVGIVAVDNAFHYLWGGGYMLEAARRGYLAYTNCTSALTEVVPYQGKYPTLGTNPHSWGFPTTEVVGFPIVIDWATSVVAMGRVEQFKREGMMLPPNAAVDKDGNVTQDPFEAVSLLPFGAHKGYGLSLINELVAGLIGGSLPTIRNRWIEEADAEKRGTCFFFQLIHPEAISSGLFAKGRNQAANIKAVIDDILGHGNENCLLPGQLEANAAKLTEEHGGLLFSEAEVKEFSELAVECGKSSWDLESLKMVSL, from the coding sequence ATGAACTATTTTGTAGTATCTGAAAAAGTGCATAACGAAGTTGTTTCCGCGGCTTATTTGAAGCGCGGCTATTTTGAGGATGAAGGGAAAGATGCGGCCCGTATTTGCGCCGAAGCTTCGCGGCACGGCATTCGTACGCACAATGCGATTAAGGCCCTCCACTTGGACGATATGCTTGGTAGTGGCTCCAAGGGCTGTGTGCCGGGAGCTGAAATTATCGAAATGCCATCGAGGTTTCCTGCTGTTAAGATTTGGAACGCGCAGCAAAAACTCGGGCAATCCACAGGCTACCGGGCTCTGGAAAAGTGTATCCAACTAGCGGATGAATTTGGAGTGGGGATTGTTGCGGTAGATAATGCTTTCCACTATTTGTGGGGTGGAGGATACATGTTAGAGGCGGCGCGACGAGGTTACCTAGCCTACACCAATTGTACGTCAGCATTAACAGAGGTCGTTCCATATCAGGGCAAATATCCTACCTTGGGAACCAACCCTCATTCTTGGGGCTTTCCCACCACCGAGGTGGTTGGTTTTCCGATAGTAATTGATTGGGCCACCTCCGTGGTCGCCATGGGCCGGGTCGAGCAATTCAAGCGAGAAGGAATGATGCTGCCTCCAAATGCGGCGGTGGACAAGGACGGGAACGTAACTCAAGACCCCTTTGAAGCGGTGTCTCTGCTTCCATTCGGTGCCCACAAAGGGTATGGTCTGTCATTGATCAACGAATTGGTTGCCGGGCTTATTGGCGGCTCTCTGCCAACGATACGAAACCGGTGGATCGAGGAAGCCGATGCCGAAAAGAGGGGAACTTGTTTCTTTTTTCAATTGATTCATCCCGAAGCGATTTCAAGTGGGCTCTTTGCCAAAGGGAGGAATCAGGCAGCTAATATAAAAGCGGTTATCGACGATATATTGGGTCACGGAAATGAGAATTGTCTATTGCCGGGTCAGCTGGAGGCGAATGCGGCGAAACTGACCGAGGAGCATGGAGGTTTGCTGTTTTCGGAGGCAGAGGTGAAGGAGTTCAGTGAATTAGCGGTGGAGTGCGGAAAATCGTCTTGGGATTTGGAATCGCTAAAAATGGTATCTTTATAA
- a CDS encoding SDR family oxidoreductase, with translation MSSYIEKLFSLEGQVAVVSGGTGELCGAMAEGLAGAGAFVYLLGRSAEKAADKIARIESLGGSAAFLPFEATKRESIQSALDSVLKGHGKVDILVNGAGGNSATPFFDISDEEFQSLIELNIKSVFSSSQIFGAQMVGQDDGGSIINVGSMSGLVPLSRVFTYSLTKAAVHNLSKNLAREWAPYNVRVNTIVPGFFPAEQNRKVLTEDRVTSIMRHTPMNRFGNAEELIGATLLLASSSAGSFITGEELVVDGGYASMTI, from the coding sequence ATGAGCTCATACATCGAAAAACTATTTAGTCTCGAGGGTCAGGTTGCGGTCGTTTCTGGGGGAACGGGTGAATTGTGCGGAGCCATGGCTGAGGGGCTTGCCGGAGCCGGGGCATTTGTCTACCTCCTCGGACGCAGTGCCGAAAAAGCCGCGGATAAAATTGCCCGAATAGAATCCCTGGGCGGATCCGCTGCGTTTCTTCCGTTTGAGGCGACGAAGCGAGAGTCTATTCAGTCGGCTTTGGATTCGGTTCTTAAAGGTCATGGAAAAGTTGATATACTGGTGAATGGCGCAGGTGGCAACTCAGCTACTCCCTTTTTTGATATTTCTGATGAAGAGTTTCAGTCTCTAATAGAGTTGAATATAAAATCGGTTTTTTCCTCGAGCCAAATATTCGGTGCCCAAATGGTCGGGCAGGATGATGGGGGTTCAATTATTAATGTCGGCTCGATGTCTGGTTTAGTGCCTCTATCGAGAGTCTTTACTTACTCCCTTACAAAAGCCGCCGTGCACAACCTCAGTAAGAATCTCGCCCGCGAATGGGCGCCGTATAATGTTCGAGTGAATACGATCGTCCCGGGATTCTTTCCAGCGGAACAGAACCGCAAAGTCCTGACGGAAGACAGAGTGACAAGCATAATGAGGCATACGCCAATGAATCGTTTTGGAAATGCGGAAGAACTTATTGGGGCAACGTTGTTACTGGCTTCCAGTAGTGCGGGTTCTTTTATAACAGGTGAAGAGCTTGTTGTGGATGGTGGCTATGCATCCATGACGATATAG
- the moeB gene encoding molybdopterin-synthase adenylyltransferase MoeB, whose amino-acid sequence MSPFANTLQSEELARYSRHILLDEIGVHGQESLKRSRVLVIGAGGLGSPAAMYLAAAGIGALGIADFDKVELHNLQRQLLHGTSDVDNLKTESARARLGDINPHVSVVLHNSGVTPENATSLFDQYDIVVDGSDNFGTRYLNNDAAYFSNTPLVFGSIFKFEGQVSVFNDNPEAPCYRCLFPDPPPPGSVPNCGEAGVLGALCGIIGSMQALEAIKQVLQIGESLSGELLVLDTLSMRTRKLKIKKDPHCPLCGAAPEIEMIRSESYQYNCDIDNSDTENMENEPYPIEIDVSEANQILQTGKAALIDVREPYENDICKIEGSSLIPMNTIPANLDSVPTSGPVMLCCHHGSRSMQVTQYLRQKGYPNAINIAGGIDAWAREIDTSLRRY is encoded by the coding sequence ATGAGCCCTTTCGCGAACACACTCCAATCTGAGGAACTGGCCCGATACAGTCGCCACATTTTGCTGGATGAAATTGGCGTGCACGGACAGGAATCACTGAAGCGGTCACGCGTTCTAGTGATTGGAGCGGGCGGTCTCGGCAGCCCAGCCGCAATGTACCTGGCTGCAGCAGGGATCGGAGCGCTCGGAATCGCGGATTTCGACAAGGTGGAGCTACACAATCTCCAGCGCCAACTGCTGCACGGCACAAGTGATGTAGATAATTTAAAAACCGAATCCGCTCGAGCGCGGCTCGGCGACATAAACCCCCATGTTTCCGTTGTTCTGCATAATTCTGGGGTGACACCCGAAAACGCGACCAGCCTCTTTGACCAATACGACATCGTCGTCGATGGTTCGGATAATTTTGGCACCCGCTATCTGAATAATGATGCGGCGTACTTCTCCAATACACCCCTCGTTTTTGGAAGCATCTTCAAGTTCGAGGGGCAAGTTTCAGTGTTCAACGACAATCCCGAAGCACCCTGCTACCGATGCCTATTCCCCGATCCGCCACCCCCAGGCAGCGTTCCCAATTGCGGAGAAGCGGGCGTGCTTGGCGCTCTGTGCGGCATAATCGGCAGCATGCAGGCACTCGAAGCCATCAAACAAGTTCTGCAAATAGGAGAATCTCTCTCAGGCGAATTGCTCGTACTCGACACATTGTCTATGCGAACCCGCAAATTGAAAATCAAGAAAGACCCACATTGCCCCCTCTGTGGCGCTGCCCCGGAAATCGAAATGATACGATCAGAGTCGTACCAATACAATTGCGACATTGATAATTCAGATACCGAAAATATGGAAAACGAACCCTACCCAATCGAAATCGACGTGTCCGAAGCGAATCAGATACTGCAAACGGGCAAGGCCGCTTTGATCGACGTTCGCGAACCCTACGAGAACGATATTTGCAAGATTGAGGGATCAAGCCTCATTCCTATGAATACGATCCCAGCCAATTTAGACAGTGTGCCAACTTCTGGTCCCGTTATGCTTTGCTGTCACCACGGTTCCCGAAGTATGCAAGTCACCCAATACCTCCGACAAAAAGGGTATCCCAATGCCATAAATATTGCGGGTGGCATCGATGCCTGGGCCAGGGAGATTGATACCAGTTTACGACGGTACTAG